CCCGACTTTTCTTACGTACCTTAGGGATAAGTAATCTTGTTTTGCCAAAGGTGGTAGTAAATGTCCTGGGATAAGTGCCTGAGCGGACATCTACCCGCTCGGCTGTGTGTTCGTATTCCTCAGCTTTAATCTGGTCGCGGAATTCAGCAAATATCGTGTACTTCGATATCATCAATTTCTGTTTGATTCAGTATCCCCATCTCCTGTAAGTTACGCTTTACATATTGCCATTGCTTTGGTAAAGCATCCTCAAGAGAAGTTTACCGCATGACTCATAGGCGTATCCTCCTTTCTAGCCCTTAAAGGACCGGTTGGGTTGTTTGCTTGACAACCTAAGAGGATATGCCTTTTTTATTTATCCGGCAATATCAAAAGTGCGAAAGATATTTTACATTATCCTATTTTTTTGTTTTTAAAAGCCATTATTATCATTAGAGATAATTAAAATATTTTCTAAAGTTATTAAATAACCATTTTACATTTTTTCTTTCTCCTGCGAAGAATGGTTTGCAATCTGGCTAAGGATTAATTTGAAGGTGTGTTTAAAGGCAATGGCATAGATTTCTTCGCCCACTACTACATAGAATCTGCCAATAACGCAATAGGCAAATTCTTTAAGCTGGGTTTGGGTGTCAATTTTTTTGCGAATAAATAACTGCCGGGGAGAAAGATTCTTCTGCTGAAGCTTTTCTACCTCCTCTTCTAAATTCAAAGGGTCATCAATGTGAATCTTATCCTTTACCACATAAACACTTCGGCGTTCACTATGACAGAAAATTCCTTCTTTCTCTAAAGTCTCCGCCACAAAAGTGTTTTTTTGCCCTTTTTCGGGATTCCGGAGATTCTTGAAGGTTATTTTTCTCATTTTATTTCTCCTTATAAAGTGTTTAATTTAAAAGCAAAATTACCTTTTGATTTTTGCCAAATAACCGAACTGCCAGCATCCGGAAGCAAAAGCTTTAAGGTGTTCCAATTCTCCGGGCTGATGGACTACAGTTCTCAGGAACAATTTCCCATCTTTATCTTTCTCTCTTACTCTTACCGTATAGGGTTGATTAAGTATCTTTTTAAGATTCTTATCTTTTATCTTTATATAAAGTTTACCGCTCTTAACTTTTACACAGCCTTTAGAAGCGCCTTTGGACTCCACTACTCCCTTCATCAGGCCTTCGGTAACATCTCGACGTTTAATTTCGTAAAACTTTATTTCCATCTCCCTTTCCTTTATTCTTGGGAATAAAACATTTTGTTGAGGTTAATGGAGACGCCTAAATTCTCCAATTCTAAAGCGATATTCATTGCCTTGAGTTTATATTTTTCTTCCTTGGTGCGCATCCATTCGTAGTAAACATCTAAAAGATGATCTTCTTTCTCCTTCACCACAGTTTGTTTCTCATATTCGCTTAGCCCTTCTAGGAACTCTTTCCAGCCTTCTTCTGCTACATTTCTATATTCTTTCATCTTTGCTCCTTTCTTTTATAATTCTCTTTTAAAGTATTCAACTACAGTTATGCAAATTATATGCCAAGATGAGAGAAAAAAAGAACACTCTAACCCCTTAACAATTAAGATATTGATTATAAATGACTTATGTCAAAGATAGTCCGGCGGAGAGAATACTAATGGGAGGGAACAGAAAGAAGAAAGGGCAGTGTAGAGTGTAATTTTTTGTTCGGAAAGGGGTCAATTTTTCCACTGTTTAGAGAACAAACCTTTAAGATATTGTATAACATAGAGTTATGACAAAAGAAATTAGAATAAGCATGGCAAAAAATAATCCATGACGGGTAAATTCTTTTTACACTTTTAGCTTAGAACTTCATAGGCAAAGACCAGTGGTTTATAAGAGAAATTAGGATAAACCGAGGGACTAATTTCTCCGGCGGAACCGATACCCCCAGGTAGCTACTAAAACTTTCAAAAGGTCAGGTAAAAGAAAAGGTAAGACACCATAAGAAATAAGCGTGGGTAGATCTTTATTTATAAAGAACTTAAGCTGAATTAAGCCGAAAAAATAAATTACGAAAATGCCCAGGGAGAAATAGAAAAAGAGTAAAAACCGATTTAATTTCTTACCATAGATTAACTTACCTACCAGCCAGGCAGAAAAAAGAAACCCCCAGAGATAACCACCCGTGGGACCAAGGAGATGTAACATCCCCCCTCTAGCTCCGGAAAAAACCGGAAAGCCCAAACTCCCTAAAACCAGATAAACTAATTGACTAAAAAAACCCTCCAGCGGTCCGAGCATTGCTCCCGAAAGCAATACAAATAAAGTCTGTAAAGTAATGGGAACAGGAGTAAAAGGAAGGGGAAGGTAAATATAGGCTCCTAAGGTAGTCAAGATAATAAAAACCCCGATTCCTATTATTTTGCTTAATAGTTGAGATTTAACGACTTCTAACTTTGCCCAGTACAAAACTTTTTCCTTCACTAAACTCACACTCATTAACTTCCTCCTTCTTACTATACCCTAGCTACTATCTTTTTACGGGTTTAGTGGTTAAATAGATTGCCCACGGCCCTAAAAGAAAAGAGGCAATGTAGATCGAAAGCACAAAACATATTATACCTGAAAAGAAGCGAAAAATGCAAGCCAATAATAGTACAACCCCAATAAAGGTAGAAAGTTTTAATGCCCGATAAAAATCTCCCAGTTTCATCCGTGCGGTTTCCAACTCTCCCATCGCTCCAGTTTTCCAAACAAAAGGGCGATTTCTCACCTGAGCAAGAAAGTTCTTCACCTGTGCCGGAGGCCGGTAGATTAAGTCCAATTTATGAATCAGATTAGAGACAAAAGTCTCAATTACCCCTTCCTTAATAATCCTCGGCCAAGACTTATCAATTTCCACCACAGGGTCTTGATAAAGTTTTCCTTTCTTCTTTACTACCCAAGGAGCAATAAATTTAGGGATGATGATGCTTACTAAAGGAATACCCACAAATAAAGGAATAAGAATGTGTGCTTTATCAAGAGTCAATAAAGAAATACCTCTTCTTTTTAATTCCCAAGCAACAATCATTCCTATCAGCCAGAGTTCATACACGGGAATGCCAATCAAACGTCTTAAAAGCACAAAGAGATGGGTCTTTTTCCCCGCTTCAAACTTCTTAAATAAAAATCTCCTCACCGTCTCTAAATCCCCCCAGTCCCATTGCACCACGCGCATTAATTCTGCCAATTTGTTGGAGAAACTTTTCTCATAAATATAGACATCTTCACACAATACCGTCCAGGCTCTTAAAGCCTCCTGAAAATCGTGGCTGGCTGCTTTTCCGGGATGGAGCCATTCGCTTTTGATAATTTCTCTCACATATCCCTCTACCTGAAGTGCACCTTTACCATAGAAAGGACTGAATACAAAAAGCCGCCATTTTGCCACGGGGTCAAACTCGTACATCCTTCGTGCCCACGAACACATCTGAATAAAACGGCCTTCTTGGGTATTGGTTAGCTCAATTGAGGGTTGCCAAATAATAAAATCTTGGTTCTGGGGATGAACAATCTTGGCAACGAGCTTTCGCACCTCTCCTTTCGGCCAGTAATTGTCGGCATCGGAAACGATAGCCACGCTAATTATTGCATTTTTATCCACCTCTACATTCTTGCCCGCTAAAATATCAGAAACCTTTCCCTTTAATCCCAATGCCTCCACATCCCCCAAAATCTCATCCCAGATGGATATTTCGCGATTGCGGGTTCCCTTTGTCCAGGGTTCCCAGATTTTATCCTGATAATTGTAGGGTCTGGTTCTTCCTTCATAGAGTAAGATAAGCGCATCATGGAGAATCCCCACTTTTTTAAAAAAGTCGCAGGCATGGTTGCGATGGAAATAAAAAACGGTTTTTTCTCCAAATTCCTTCTGGAGTTTTTTAATTTCATTTCTCGTCCATTCACGCACATTAAGGTCACGGGTATTATCAATGACGATAAATTTCAGATTGTTTTTATTCTCTTGGGCGGTATTAATAATATCCTTGCGCATATTTAAGAGAAGATTCTCCATCTCATAGGTAGTTTTTGCAAAAATCGGCCTAAAGAAAACGACCTTTATCTGGGGAGGAATCCCTTCTTTAACAATCTCAGGCACTTCTTTGAGCACCAGGGGTGGGGTAAAAGTATAGATAAAAAAATGCAGGATTAAACTTACTATCCCCGCTACACAATAGGCAAAGAGTAGAACCATAAAAAGGGCAAAATAAAAATTTCCCCACTGGAAACTAATAAAGTAAAGCCAGGTAAGTAAAGCAACCAAACTCCACTTCGCTAAGCGATAAACAAAAATTCTCCGGGAGGCTTGTTTAATAAACTCCATCTTCTACCTCCTTTCTGTTTTCCTGGCGGTGGTAATGAAACCAGTATGTCCAA
This genomic window from Candidatus Omnitrophota bacterium contains:
- a CDS encoding biotin transporter BioY, coding for MSVSLVKEKVLYWAKLEVVKSQLLSKIIGIGVFIILTTLGAYIYLPLPFTPVPITLQTLFVLLSGAMLGPLEGFFSQLVYLVLGSLGFPVFSGARGGMLHLLGPTGGYLWGFLFSAWLVGKLIYGKKLNRFLLFFYFSLGIFVIYFFGLIQLKFFINKDLPTLISYGVLPFLLPDLLKVLVATWGYRFRRRN